The following coding sequences lie in one Arachis stenosperma cultivar V10309 chromosome 5, arast.V10309.gnm1.PFL2, whole genome shotgun sequence genomic window:
- the LOC130982783 gene encoding uncharacterized protein LOC130982783 — translation MRTRSKYRKSTNLCCNSWSRCCTPAVLWSLIGCLLLLHLYSYILHEDRDGRLSQLHVTHHPQFRELQQLEDEDVQIPPPRGKRSPRAAKRRPKRKTTLVDEFLDENSQLRHVFFPGHKIALDPNQAAGNDSNYYYPGRIWLDTDGNPIQAHGGGILYDKGSRTYYWYGEYKDGPTYHVHKEGPARVDIIGVGCYSSKDLWTWKHEGIVLAAEETDETHDLHKSNVLERPKVIYNEKTGKYVMWMHVDDGNYTKAAVGVAISDTPDGPFDYLGSQRPHGCESRDMTVFKDEDGVAYLIYSSEDNSELHIGPLTEDYLNVTPTMRRILVGQHREAPALFKHRGTYYMITSGCTGWAPNEALAHAADSVLGPWETIGNPCIVGNNMFRLTTFFAQSTFVLPLPGFQGLFIFMADRWNPADLRDSRYVWLPLVVAGPVDQPLEYTFEFPLWSRVSIYWHRKWRLPQGWTGLKLFM, via the exons atgAGGACAAGGAGTAAATACAGGAAATCAACAAACCTGTGCTGTAATTCTTGGAGCAGGTGTTGTACGCCTGCTGTGTTATGGAGTTTGATAGGATGCCTTCTTTTGCTTCATTTGTATTCTTATATTCTTCATGAAGATAGAGATGGCAGATTGTCTCAATTGCATGTGACTCATCATCCCCAATTCCGGGAACTTCAACAATTGGAAGATGAAGATGTTCAGATTCCCCCACCAAGGGGAAAGAGGTCCCCTCGGGCGGCCAAGCGCAGACCTAAACGAAAAACCACATTGGTTGATGAATTCTTGGATGAAAATTCCCAACTTAGACATGTATTTTTTCCGGGTCATAAGATAGCTCTAGATCCAAATCAGGCTGCTGGGAATGATAGTAATTACTACTACCCTGGGAGAATTTGGTTGGATACTGATGGAAATCCTATCCAAGCCCATGGAGGGGGCATTCTTTATGATAAAGGATCAAGGACATATTATTGGTATGGTGAATATAAAGATGGGCCCACCTACCATGTTCACAAGGAAGGACCTGCTCGG GTGGACATCATTGGAGTTGGTTGTTATTCTTCAAAGGATTTATGGACCTGGAAACATGAAGGAATTGTATTGGCAGCAGAGGAAACAGATGAGACCCATGATCTGCACAAGTCTAACGTGCTTGAGAGGCCGAAAGTGATCTATAATGAGAAGACCGGAAAATATGTGATGTGGATGCATGTTGATGATGGCAACTACACCAAAGCAGCTGTTGGTGTAGCCATCAGCGATACACCTGATGGCCCTTTTGATTATCTTGGTAGCCAAAGGCCCCATGGATGTGAAAGCAGGGATATGACAGTATTCAAAGATGAAGATGGTGTGGCATATCTAATCTACTCCTCTGAAGACAATAGTGAACTGCACATTGGTCCCCTAACCGAAGATTATCTCAATGTGACACCTACCATGAGAAGGATTCTCGTGGGACAGCACCGAGAAGCACCAGCTCTATTCAAGCATCGGGGCACATACTACATGATCACATCAGGCTGCACAGGTTGGGCCCCTAACGAGGCACTGGCTCATGCAGCTGATTCAGTATTGGGGCCTTGGGAAACAATAGGAAATCCATGCATTGTGGGAAACAACATGTTTCGGCTTACAACATTCTTTGCTCAGAGCACTTTTGTGCTTCCTCTACCTGGGTTCCAAGGTTTATTTATATTCATGGCCGATCGATGGAACCCGGCTGACTTAAGGGATTCAAGATATGTGTGGCTGCCTTTGGTGGTAGCAGGACCTGTTGATCAGCCTCTGGAGTACACTTTTGAGTTCCCATTGTGGTCAAGAGTGTCTATTTACTGGCATAGAAAATGGAGACTGCCTCAGGGTTGGACCGGACTCAAGTTATTTATGTAG